A window from Dermacentor albipictus isolate Rhodes 1998 colony chromosome 10, USDA_Dalb.pri_finalv2, whole genome shotgun sequence encodes these proteins:
- the LOC135920301 gene encoding uncharacterized protein, with protein MQPVLVTFHAILVAFALGAMASNVPPKAQQVLASMMPMAPHKHHAGPKPQEVATSALGGGLMPDWARPSSLLQTIVDRVRGNSKPCVGAGGMETGTCMLHFNCINGGGVVVTSGDCFQATVCCKVPEQVNSAVSCGGSITNNMTSFRNPDFPADYRRGGMCSAEVTFGREVCQLRLDFVQFSLAPPRATGPRAGLCDDDVFTVATGLGSTTYPALCGQNAGQHMYVDVSEATRAVLSFSLGSEVPMGRKWHIRVSFVHCLSPVKAPDSCLQYFTAPSGEFSSFNYQPSALKQQLIADHKYTVCFRKQLGFCQITYSPSEPTSFQMGAGTEPLTGARSCEDAYIFVPSGANRAFTEDVTSDRFCGQGFPGGTISSEVLPFTVSVVTSRPRGTTSGVGAGFATRAFDGGVSVSHDGRHGVPPHHQMMVSHPALTMHQQMQHHLAALKPAGAQVGFVKDSFSVIKHVPHNLQNKPLHPHMSLITVVERPDLASGSGVKEPPQPVEALEDSNLHVGGFRVRYLMNHCS; from the exons GCGCGATGGCCAGCAACGTGCCGCCCAAGGCGCAGCAGGTGCTGGCTTCCATGATGCCGATGGCGCCGCACAAGCATCATGCGGGACCCAAGCCGCAGGAGGTGGCCACGAGCGCCCTTGGCGGTGGCTTGATGCCCGACTGGGCGCGCCCGTCGTCGCTCTTGCAGACCATCGTGGACCGCGTCCGGGGCAACAGCAAGCCCTGCGTGGGCGCTGGAGGAATGGAGACGGGCACGTGCATGCTGCACTTCAACTGCATCAACGGCGGCGGCGTCGTCGTCACGTCCGGCGACTGCTTCCAGGCCACCGTCTGTTGCAAGG TTCCCGAGCAGGTGAACAGCGCTGTGTCGTGTGGCGGCTCTATCACGAACAACATGACGTCGTTCCGAAACCCGGACTTTCCCGCTGACTACCGCCGTGGAGGCATGTGCAGCGCCGAGGTCACCTTCGGCCGCGAGGTGTGCCAGCTGCGGCTAGACTTCGTGCAGTTCTCTCTGGCGCCGCCCCGCGCCACCGGACCTCGGGCTGGCCTCTGCGACGACGATGTGTTCACCGTCGCCACGGGCCTGGGAAGCACCACGTACCCAGCCCTCTGCGGACAGAACGCCGGACAGCACA TGTACGTCGACGTCTCCGAGGCAACGCGCGCTGTCCTTAGCTTCAGCCTCGGCAGTGAGGTGCCGATGGGACGCAAGTGGCACATCCGAGTCTCCTTTGTTCACTGCCTCTCACCAGTCAAAG CACCCGACTCGTGCCTGCAATACTTCACGGCCCCCTCGGGAGAGTTCAGCAGCTTCAACTACCAGCCGAGTGCCCTGAAGCAGCAGCTGATCGCTGACCACAAGTACACCGTCTGCTTCAGAAAACAGCTAGGCTTCTGCCAAATCACC TACAGCCCGAGCGAGCCGACTTCCTTCCAAATGGGCGCCGGCACTGAGCCTCTGACCGGAGCTAGAAGTTGTGAGGACGCATACATATTTGTGCCCAGCGGCGCAAACAGGGCTTTCACAGAAGACGTGACCTCTGACCGATTCTGCGGACAGGGATTCCCGGGAGGAACCATCAGCT CCGAGGTTCTGCCGTTTACGGTTTccgtggtgacgtcgcgtccccGTGGCACCACCAGCGGCGTCGGCGCCGGCTTCGCCACTCGCGCTTTCGACGGTGGCGTGAGCGTCAGCCACGACGGCCGCCATGGAGTGCCCCCCCACCACCAGATGATGGTGTCCCACCCTGCGCTGACCATGCACCAGCAGATGCAACACCATTTGGCAGCCCTCAAGCCCGCCGGAGCTCAAGTCGGCTTCGTCAAGGACTCCTTCTCGGTCATCAAACACGTGCCGCACAACCTACAG AACAAGCCTCTCCATCCACACATGTCTCTCATCACGGTCGTCGAACGGCCCGACCTGGCCTCCGGTTCCGGAGTGAAGGAACCGCCGCAGCCAGTAGAAGCACTCGAAGACTCGAACCTTCACGTTGGTGGCTTCCGTGTTCGTTACCTCATGAACCACTGCAGCTGA